TAGCAACAGTAAccggacacacacacctagGATGCAGGAGCATCGCTTCATCAGTGAGATTTGATATGTCGGAgtagaggggggaggagagaggagagtttttattttctcctccagTCAGTGATGTCATGCTGCTGTATGCTGCTGGCCTCGGTGTAAGACCGAATGAAAGTACACAAAGTACAGAAACTGTGTCGGTGCAGCTCGTGGGCAGCATAGGACGCACTGATCATCCAACGCCGAAGGGACAAACGCTGCTTCTtcccttccttctttctttctttctctgcccACTTCAGCGACGCCCTGTCCCTGtctgactctcacacacacacacacacacacacccccccacaTCCATCAACCACCATCAACACCCCCTTCGgatctcttcctcccctctgtctttctccagcTCTTGATCATTGTCAGAAACAGCATCAGCAGCGGCAGCATCAGTGCGTTACATAACAAAGGTTTTTTTGTTGGGATACAAGGGCCCTTTTTGGCTGCTGAGACTCGTGGCACGTAGCCTTTTGTGATGACACCCAGAAATGACCAGAATGAACAGCTCGGTGACCTCAAACGACCCGCGGCAGAACTGATGAATAGACAGAGCgacagcagaaaaaacaaatatacaaacagGCTGAGAGGCAGACGGAGAGAAGACACAGgcagagtgacagagaaaacacaagagggACAAACACCAAAGACGCACACACGCAGAGGTTATGCAGACAGTCTTCATCCTGATGTGATGGTTTCCATTAAATTTCCTAGTGTGGGAGCCCACAGCGATCAGTTCCTCCAGTCATCTGATCATTTATGCAATTTGTTATTCTGTCAAAGGAGGTTTTTTTAGTGCAAAGCAGCCTGAATTGACTCTTTTGCGTCAGCGTTTTAGAGCTTGTCAGCATCCTCGTTCCCACAAACAACGTTGCCTTACAAGATGAATTACAAGCATGTCCACCCACCAAGATGAGCGTTCTTATAAAATGCCAAGCGGCATCACAGTCCAGCCTTAAACAGGTCGAGGACATTTTCATCTGATCATTGCTGCACTAAAGTCTGTACCTGCTTTCTTTAGTAGTACCAAACACATATGTTTGTGATTATGGTGACACGTCAGCCTTCGTGCTACAGTGTCAAAGAAATGTAAGCCAGTGTCAAAATCAGTGTCAAGTCAATGTCTAAATAAGTCAAAGCCGTGACATCTGTAGGttgtttttcatcatcagttaatctgctgattatctTATCAGTTAAACAGTCAATCAATCGGGTCTATAAAATGTGACGACATGCTTGTCACAAGTTTCCAGAGTcttaaaatgtctcattttgccTGACAAACAGTCTAAAATCCAAATATATTCTGTTCAGAACgataaaaatagagaaaaacacTTAATCTGATGACGACATTGCGATGTACATGTTTAATCACAGGAGTCAGAGGTGTCAGTTTTCACCCAAAGCctcccacatgcacacacactctgttgtTATGGTCGTATTGGAGCGATTCCTCAGAGACCTCAGGCTGCAAATAATACCCAGACCGAACTATACATGGATTATGTTTGACCCGTGAGAAGATGTGTAACACGTGCAATACTTTAATCCAGCACCGCCGCTGAATGTCCGTCCGCTAAGGGCACATTAGTACCATTATGCACCAGAGGTCAGTTACCAGTAACAGCATCCCACAAAGCCTTTTCCCCAGATGTTGGTTTGAGTGAACATCTCATCCCGTCTGTCAGCTGTGACGGACGGCTTCTCCTCTGTACATcgcatttacattttaaacagtcACTTTGATGTTATTTTATCCCGAGTGACTTGTAGCAAATGAAGTGGCTCAGAAGAAGGAGAAGCTTAAATTTAATGTTATTAAATCTGTAGCTTAAGTTTGAAGCTTACATTCCTAGATTACCTACAGGACCTAAGACTAATTGCTGAGCTATAATCAGTCCGCTTTGTGCGACTTTAGGAGATTTTCTTGATTAAgtgattaattgtttagtctacagaatgtcagaaaatagaaataaaacgCCCAACTTGTTTTCTCAGAGCCCAAAGTGGCAtcttaaattgctttttttttgtctgatcaacTCAGATTTATTTAATCTACTATCATAGAAGAcctttaaagacatttaaaaagcttgGACTAGTtaacatttggcattttttgaATAATGACTTATTTATCAAAATTATTGCAGATAAATTTGCGTTAATTGACTAATGGATTAATAGACTTCATTAATCATCAATAGACTAATTATTTTGGCTCCACAGCTGCCACATCATTCATCAAGAAAATACTGTATGGCAAGAACAAATGTCAGAGGACTGGATGCTACATAAACTTCTTCCTTGTCCTCAGTCCTGAAATGACCGAGAGGATGAAACAGGCTTTGGGTTAaacatcaagtgtgtgtgtgtgtgtgtgtgtgtgtgtgtcaggggtcATTTCTGACAACTGTActgagtgtgtctttgtgcccCAATCCCACGCCGCTGGCAGGGagtcagaggagagaaaacaagggCACGTCTCACtgccttatttatttatatcccCCAGTCCTTCCCATCAGCAGTGGAGCCTTTATCAGCCTCCGTCTGATACTAAAAACAATCATATTGCAGAGCAGTAAAGTAAagaggcctctctctctctctctctctctctctctctctctctcttttgtttgtcctgaacTCACAGAGGCCTCCTGCTCCCATTCagtattttattagtttttccaGATGGTTcagtaaagacagacaggaaggagaggagacagagtggGACAGCATATTGTAAAGGTGATGAAAcaatttgtaaaaacaaagataGTACATTTATAACAGAATCTTACAGCGCCGTAGTCCCGTAAACTGTGGAAACAGGATGCGAGACAATAAAAGTTGCATATACTGTTTGAGAGAGGCTACGAAGCAGGTTTATAAAGAGTCGCGCTGGGGAATAAAACTGGATTAAATCTTGTGATTGATAGGGTGTGTTCTTCAACAGTGCCGAAATCACGATTAAAGTTGCATCAAGCAACAAAACCACAAAGATTATATCTGCACCACAAAGTGGAGAGCAGAGGCCTCGAACCATTTAGTTTTTCCTGTACAGTTAGTCAAAACATACCCCTGTCCTCCTGGCCCCAGGGACTTTTGGGATGGGTTCCCAGGCCAGCTCACTAATCTTCTCAGTCACCAGGGCACACCAGCAAAAGTATTTTAAGGGCTCGGTCTATTTGGATATCATGGAGTGAGCAGAGCACGATCCTCACAGTTGTGCTAGGCTAAGCAGATTATCTCTGCAGCCTCATAGACTTAAACACAGAATGTGAGGTATAGTTTAGCTGCCTGCGTCCGCTGCATTGAACTAGAGTCGGTGCAGAGCGGTTAACCACAGCTGCAACTGTTTCTCAAGTACTTTCATCATCAGTTCTCTGCAGTTTTGTAAAATGCCCATCATATTGCATAAATATCTACAAACAGCTGCATTGGATGAGATAAAAATGTTGTTGGCATTAGAGGAAAAGACAGTGGAGCACCAActcagtaggattcatcctctggggaccatgaatgtcagaATTTGATAGGAATTCATCCAgtagatgctgagatattttagtctgagTCAAAGTGGAGGACTGACCAACAGATCGGTGTTGTCATCCGTAGTGCTACGCAGCTAGCAAGGCTAAAAATGTCTTGAAGTAGCTTTTATCTAATTATATTAactaattatcaaaatagtaaCCTATTcgtttttttgtctgtccctgCTGTGGTGCTTCAAACTGGCCTCTGGGGTTGGTCGATATGGTGGATCCCTGTGTGGtggttttctgtatttgtacCGCATTTgaatctcatctcatctcaagTGGAATTTCTTCAGCTTGGAACTGAAATGTGAAGTTTAGTGACTCAGCCTGCAACACAGGCTCATTAATAATGCATGATGTCTCGTTACATCATAGCGTTTTGAGGTTTGAAGAGTTTCACAGTGGCTGGCGGGTCGGAGAGCAGACAGTAATCCCATCAGCAGTTATACACCTGTGGCTCAGTTTTCACCACCAGTTTAAGGAAGCAGCTGTTACACAACCGCGTAACCATTAGCTGCTCTTTCATCCTCACTGTGCTCAGGTGTTCGCCTCCCAACCCACCGCCCACCACGGCCCTCACCTGTGTGTTGCGGTGCTTCCCTTGTGAGCCGACCTGGGCTGGCAGTCCCTTCTTGCACCGCCCGCCAACCCCGCCCATGGTCAGAATGACGCGCTCCAAGACCTTTCAGGCGTACCTGCCGAGCTGCCACCGAACCTACAGCTGCATTCACTGCCGAGCTCACCTGGCCAACCACGACGAGCTCATCTCCAAGGTAACCGGCGGCAACAGTCTGCTCCGGTGACTTGACTCATCTTACCAACAGCGGTTGCCCTGAGAAGCCATAAGGACACAACTGAAATTCAGGCAGCTAATTATTACAGAGTTGAAAAATAAAGTCCACAGGCAGatgtattttgaaatgtatttgagAAACAAGcaatttctctctttcagtttATAACACAGTtgacaattatttttattacaaaggttaacagcaattaaaaagacaagtgctgaggatttaaaaaagaagGAGACCCGATGAAGAATTCAGCAGGCTGAACACCTGTATGTCTGTGTCAGCCGCCGCCACACTATTGCGTGTGGATGGATTATGTTATAAGCTGGTTAGTGAATTGGATTATGAATGCACTGTCACTTTTTCCACAAGCGATTATGAACACACTGCTCACCTGTGCACAAAGGCCTTCTGCCACAGCCGCACgacataaatctgtttaatgtgtctCTTCAACAGCAGCTTTCTTGTCGCGGCAAATAAACACCTGCAGGAAAATGAACTGCGTCGCTACCTGTTAAGCTGCTTTCTAACTTACATTAGTCCACCGTGATGTTATCAGTAGCGCATGGGCTGTTACTGGGAGACTAAAGACCAATTTAAAGTATATGTTAAAATAGATTTTGTCCTCAGGTTTTAAAATAAGAGCTTCTATTAAAGTAAAGGCCTGACTCAAATCAGCAGGTGGGCGTTTTTATAAGGAAACCAAAATAGGGCTCTTATTTGACTGCAGCAATATAACAGCATGCTGTATCAATGTGTAGTTTCTTGTGTCAGCctcttcatctttgtttttcgTCTTGTCTCTGCAGTCGTTCCAGGGCAGCCAAGGCAGAGCCTACCTGTTCAACTCAGTGTGAGTATTCCtctaaaaaaagcttttcagcCCGCAAATAGCTTTGCAGTTGGCCTTATGTGTTGGGCCTTTATACTGGACTAACACAGGAGACAAGTGAACAGCTCAGGTGTTTTAACTTTATAATGGACGTTGTTCCACACagttgttgtgctgtttttgaaGTCCTGTTGTAGACAGAGCCAGCCTGTGCCTCGGGGTGCTGTAATTATCAGAACTGGGTGTGAAAATTAGGCTGTTTGAATCCATGTGGCCTGGTGCCCTATCAGTATGCGCTGCATGAGTGGATGGGAGGCAGTGACTCACATGGGAGCGCATCTTACAGACCATGCAAACCGAGCCACTTGCACAATACTAATTTTTAAACCTCCTTCCTCTCTACTTTCCTCCCCACAAATCATTTCCTGTCTCACAGGGTGAACGTCGGGTGTGGCCCTGCGGAGGAGAGAGTCCTGCTCACAGGCCTGCACGCTGTAGCAGATATCTACTGTGAGAACTGCAAGACGACCCTGGGCTGGAAATACGTAAGTGCCCTTGGCTGATTTGATGCACGGCACCACAAATTGCATCCAAGGTTGGGAGACGATAAACTGGGAGCTTGTTATTATAGCACACCCCAATTTTATTTGCACCCTGATTATATTTGGACCTCCTTTTCAGTCAGGGTCAGCACGGTGCTACGGCTGTGGGCTGCATTAAGTATGAGGCAGATTTTTCCCAACAGATGGAGACAAGAAGTTGATCTTATGTGACTTGCGAtgagtttaaaatgtgaaaaacagctGGTCAACAGCAGGGTTTTCAATTAATTTGTCACTCAAATCTGAAGCTTTACATACGTACAGTTTAGTCTTTAACAGCTGACGAGAAGTTGTAAATTTATATGACTGTTTTCATCACAGCTGTCATATCTAGGTGGTAATAACGTTGACTGGACATTTACAAAGCGGCAGTGTAGTTCAATGAACAGTTTCACAGTTAAAATAGCATCAACAGCCTCACTAGTGTTTGAGCTCTACAGTCAAAATGCACATGCAGGATGTATTTAGTACAGGTGGTATTTTAGGTCCACCGTCAGGGTGAACTAGACAACATCCACACATGTTAGCTGTCTTCATGCATCAGCAGAGCTGAGCATGTGCAGCTGTCACCGGTGAACCCCGTCAGCATGGAGGTGAGAGTTTACACTATGGGGCACGTGACAGTATCTGTAAGGGgttaacacacactcatgcacacacacagtatcctTGTTGTTTGACTTCTGAGAAGGCTGCATTGACCAGCACTCTTTGCCTAACCTCTAACCGTAACGTTCAGCGCTACGTGTCCAACCTTAAACCTGATTCTTTAACCTTCCAGcctaaaaataacaattttCCTTATGACACCTGGTAAACAGCTGGCAGACCAGCTTCAAAATTAGATACTTTTCTGGGCAGTTTCTATTCCTGTCAGGACCCCACaaggcagagaaaaacagaggtcACATGCCcacagaagcacacagacactAGATAGGACTTAATGGAGGGCTGCCATTAATATCAGTGGCAGCGGTATTGATTTTCTGCAGTCGTCAAAGTTCTATTGAAAGGCTTGACCCACTGCACTTCTAAACTGAGAAATCTGATAACGTGCCTCCGCAGTTCTGAACCAAAAtagcaaaagacaaaacaaggtGCAGACGCTCCACGGTGGAAGAACATTTGTGTCAGGCTGCTCTGTGACAGTGTTTTCAAGAGAGGCTTACAGCTCAAGGTGAGCGGCTTGTGGGCAAGAACACAAGG
The Pempheris klunzingeri isolate RE-2024b chromosome 4, fPemKlu1.hap1, whole genome shotgun sequence genome window above contains:
- the ypel2b gene encoding protein yippee-like 2; the protein is MVRMTRSKTFQAYLPSCHRTYSCIHCRAHLANHDELISKSFQGSQGRAYLFNSVVNVGCGPAEERVLLTGLHAVADIYCENCKTTLGWKYEHAFESSQKYKEGKFIIELAHMIKDNGWD